One segment of Nothobranchius furzeri strain GRZ-AD chromosome 13, NfurGRZ-RIMD1, whole genome shotgun sequence DNA contains the following:
- the alcamb gene encoding CD166 antigen homolog A isoform X2, translating to MHLLSALLAASLLCKVAGLDRVTGLYGQTLEIPCNNGAVKTEDILLVKWKYDKGQGQSGDLMVLNKGHDAVVSSTDDYKNRISMAKNFSLLLSGAKLSDQKTFTCMVAVSDITEYPVAVVIHKSPAGVGISDIAEALEIGKLKKLGDCVARDANPAANITWLRNNEPLADGKGISIKSSVLVDPDTGLSTTVSTLEYSALKSDAGAQFTCSTQHPLGEKLVSSPVNFTITYSTEHITLRVSPESPAEGDNVTLTCEADGNPAPTSFNFYIKGEVVKAENANKHTLTHVSRNTTGLYKCSLIDNPLMESSRNITVNYLDINLSPSGKIVKHAGKALNITLQIDSSEKPAVSWTKEGVKLHKEPKFANLTYSDSGVYECEVTLKTLRRKASFHLVVQGAPVIKYLKKMDAKGQQIVLICEAEGSPKPVVSWSINGTVLNETSHPNGKITHKITVTPSADMTVTCTVSNEFGMMTQDLNVSSDPSGKNDKTQMVVGVVVGLLIATLVIGLAYWLYVKKSKQGSWKTGEKENGNSEEEKKLEEKGEENSQKAEV from the exons TTGCAGGTCTTGACAGAGTTACCGGCCTGTATGGACAAACGCTGGAGATTCCCTGCAATAATGGAGCCGTTAAAACGGAAGACATCCTGTTAGTTAAATGGAAATAT GACAAAGGGCAGGGCCAGTCTGGAGACCTGATGGTTCTCAACAAAGGCCATGATGCAGTCGTCTCTTCTACAGATGACTACAAGAATCGAATTAGCATGGCTAAAAACTTCAGCCTGCTGCTTTCAGGAGCCAAACTGAGCGACCAGAAAACATTCACCTGCATGGTGGCTGTCTCAGACATCACTGAATACCCTGTAGCCGTGGTCATCCACA AGTCGCCTGCAGGCGTGGGGATATCTGACATAGCAGAAGCGCTGGAGATTGGCAAACTAAAGAag CTGGGAGACTGTGTTGCACGAGATGCTAATCCAGCTGCTAACATCACATGGTTGAGGAACAATGAACCTCTGGCTGATGGGAAAG GGATTTCCATCAAAAGCTCTGTGTTGGTGGACCCCGATACTGGCCTGTCCACCACGGTGTCCACGCTGGAGTATTCTGCACTAAAGTCTGACGCGGGCGCTCAGTTCACCTGCAGCACTCAGCATCCTCTGGGCGAAAAGCTTGTGTCTTCTCCTGTCAATTTCACCATCACCT ACTCCACAGAGCACATCACACTTAGGGTCAGCCCTGAGAGTCCTGCAGAAGGAGACAACGTGACTCTGACTTGTGAGGCAGACGGAAACCCAGCTCCCACCAGCTTCAACTTTTACATCAAG GGAGAAGTGGTGAAAGCGGAAAATGCAAACAAACACACCCTCACCCACGTCTCACGTAACACCACTGGTCTCTACAAATGCTCACTAATTGATAACCCCTTAATGGAATCATCCAGGAACATCACCGTCAACT ACCTAGACATCAATTTAAGCCCATCTGGGAAGATCGTCAAGCACGCTGGCAAGGCCTTGAATATAACTCTTCAGATTGATTCTTCAGAGAAACCAGCGGTCTCCTGGACAAAG GAAGGCGTTAAACTGCACAAAGAGCCCAAGTTTGCTAATCTGACGTACTCTGACTCTGGTGTTTATGAGTGTGAGGTGACGCTGAAGACCCTCAGGCGGAAAGCATCTTTTCACCTGGTTGTCCAAG GTGCTCCGGTTATCAAATACCTGAAGAAGATGGACGCAAAAGGCCAGCAGATAGTCTTAATTTGTGAAGCTGAAGGTTCCCCGAAGCCAGTTGTTTCCTGGAGCATCAATGGCACCgtg ctgaaCGAGACTTCCCACCCCAATGGCAAGATCACACACAAGATCACGGTCACGCCCTCTGCGGACATGACCGTCACCTGTACGGTGTCCAACGAGTTCGGCATGATGACCCAAGATTTAAACGTGTCTTCTG ACCCGTCAGGAAAAAATGACAAAACCCAGATGGTAGTTGGAGTTGTGGTCGGCCTCCTCATCGCGACGCTGGTTATAGGCCTGGCCTATTGGCTTTATGTGAAGAAATCCAA GCAAGGAAGCTGGAAGACCGGTGAGAAGGAGAATGGGAAttctgaggaggagaagaaattaGAGGAAAAGGGGGAGGAGAACAGCCAGAAGGCGGAGGTGTAA
- the dyrk1ab gene encoding dual-specificity tyrosine-(Y)-phosphorylation regulated kinase 1A, b isoform X1 produces MHPGGETSACKPSSVRLAPSFSLHTAGLQMAAPMPHTHQQYSDRHQPSTDQSVTVLPYSDQTPQLTANQRHMPQCFRDPTSAPLRKLSIDLIKTYKHINEVYYAKKKRRHQQGQGEDSSHKKERKVFNDGYDDDNYDYIVKNGEKWMDRYEIDSLIGKGSFGQVVKAYDRVEQEWVAIKIIKNKKAFLNQAQIEVRLLELMNKHDTEMKYYIVHLKRHFMFRNHLCLVFEMLSYNLYDLLRNTNFRGVSLNLTRKFAQQLCTALLFLATPELSIIHCDLKPENILLCNPKRSAIKIVDFGSSCQLGQRIYQYIQSRFYRSPEVLLGMPYDLAIDMWSLGCILVEMHTGEPLFSGANEVDQMNKIVEVLGIPPNHIMDLAPKARKFFEKLSDGTWSVKKTKDGKRYKPPASRKLHSILGVETGGPGGRRAGESGHAVADYLKFKDLILRMLDYDPKSRIQPYYALQHSFFKKTADEGTNTSSSVSTSPALEQSQSSGTTSSTSSSSGGSSGTSTSGRARSDPTHHHLHSGGHFGTTMPAIDGDSLCPQARQPYPPPLVWGGGVGPESVTGETHPVQETTFHVPPQHPKALHPHSHTHHHHGQMMATRPRPRHYTSPTHSSSTQDSMEVVHGHLSMTSLSSSASSSSTSSSSTGNHGNQAYQLRHLPAGALDFGQNGGLSMGLGAFSNPRQETGMAAHPAFSMGTNTGPAHYLAEGHLGMRQGMDREESPMTGVCVQQSSMASS; encoded by the exons ATGCATCCAG GAGGAGAGACTTCAGCATGCAAACCTTCGTCCGTCCGGCTTGCGCCCTCTTTTTCTTTACACACTGCTGGTCTTCAGATGGCTGCTCCAATGCCCCATACGCACCAGCAGTACAGTGACCGCCACCAGCCAAGCACTGACCAATCTGTTACAGTCTTACCGTACAGCGACCAGACACCACAGCTCACTGCCAATCAG AGGCACATGCCCCAGTGCTTTCGTGACCCAACTTCAGCTCCCCTGAGGAAGCTCTCCATCGACCTTATCAAAACATACAAACACATCaatgag GTGTATTATGCAAAAAAGAAGCGACGGCACCAACAGGGTCAGGGTGAAGACTCCAGTCATAAAAAGGAGAGGAAAGTGTTCAATGATGGCTATGACGATGATAACTATGACTACATCGTCAAGAATGGGGAGAAATGGATGGACCGCTATGAAATTGATTCCTTGATAGGAAAAGGATCGTTTGGACAG GTTGTGAAAGCGTATGACCGAGTCGAGCAGGAATGGGTTGCCATTAAGATCATCAAGAACAAGAAAGCTTTCCTCAATCAAGCCCAGATAGAAGTGCGCCTCTTGGAGTTGATGAACAAACATGATACCGAGATGAAATACTACATTG TTCATTTAAAGCGACACTTCATGTTTCGGAACCACCTCTGCCTCGTGTTCGAGATGCTGTCGTATAACTTATACGACCTGCTCCGAAATACCAACTTCCGCGGAGTCTCGCTCAATCTCACCCGGAAGTTTGCCCAGCAGCTATGCACGGCGCTACTCTTCCTGGCCACGCCTGAGCTCAGCATCATCCACTGTGACCTGAAGCCCGAGAACATCCTCCTCTGTAACCCAAAGAGGAGTGCCATCAAAATAGTGGACTTTGGCAGTTCATGCCAACTGGGACAAAGG ATATACCAGTATATCCAGAGTCGCTTCTACCGTTCCCCAGAAGTGCTGCTGGGAATGCCCTATGACCTGGCCATCGATATGTGGTCCTTGGGTTGCATCTTGGTGGAGATGCACACTGGAGAGCCTCTCTTTAGTGGAGCCAATGAG GTGGATCAGATGAACAAAATAGTTGAGGTTCTTGGGATCCCGCCTAATCACATAATGGACCTAGCCCCCAAAGCCAGGAAGTTCTTCGAGAAGCTTTCTGATGGTACATGGAGTGTTAAGAAGACCAAAGATGGCAAAAGG TATAAGCCTCCAGCTTCGCGGAAACTCCACTCTATCCTGGGTGTGGAGACAGGGGGTCCCGGTGGCCGACGGGCGGGGGAGTCCGGCCATGCTGTTGCTGACTACTTGAAGTTCAAGGACCTGATCCTTCGGATGTTGGACTATGACCCTAAGAGTCGCATCCAGCCCTACTATGCCCTGCAGCACAGCTTCTTCAAGAAGACTGCTGATGAGGGGACCAATACAAGCAGTAGTGTGTCTACAAGCCCCGCATTAGAGCAGTCACAGTCTTCTGGAACCACCTCCAGCACCTCCTCTAGTTCAG GAGGATCATCTGGGACCAGCACCAGTGGCAGAGCGAGATCAGACCCGACCCATCACCACTTGCACAGTGGAGGACACTTTGGCACGACGATGCCTGCAATCGATGGTGACAGCCTCTGTCCACAG GCGAGGCAGCCTTACCCGCCCCCGCTGGTGTGGGGAGGTGGCGTTGGACCTGAGTCAGTCACTGGAGAAAcccacccagttcaggagaccacCTTCCATGTTCCCCCCCAGCACCCTAAGGCCCTGCATCCCCACTCACACACTCATCACCACCATGGGCAAATGATGGCTACTCGTCCACGTCCACGCCACTACACCTCCCCGACACACAGCTCTTCAACACAGGACTCCATGGAGGTGGTTCATGGCCATCTGTCCATGACCTCCCTGTCTTCCTCTGCCTCCTCTTCCTCTACATCATCCTCTTCCACTGGTAACCATGGCAACCAGGCCTACCAGCTCCGCCATTTACCCGCTGGAGCCCTTGACTTTGGTCAGAATGGTGGGCTGAGCATGGGGCTAGGTGCCTTCTCGAACCCACGGCAGGAGACTGGCATGGCAGCGCACCCTGCATTCTCCATGGGCACGAACACAGGGCCTGCCCATTACCTAGCGGAAGGTCACCTGGGCATGAGGCAGGGCATGGACCGGGAGGAGTCTCCAATGACTGGAGTATGTGTGCAGCAGAGTTCTATGGCCAGCTCGTGA
- the alcamb gene encoding CD166 antigen homolog A isoform X1 translates to MHLLSALLAASLLCKVAGLDRVTGLYGQTLEIPCNNGAVKTEDILLVKWKYDKGQGQSGDLMVLNKGHDAVVSSTDDYKNRISMAKNFSLLLSGAKLSDQKTFTCMVAVSDITEYPVAVVIHKSPAGVGISDIAEALEIGKLKKLGDCVARDANPAANITWLRNNEPLADGKGISIKSSVLVDPDTGLSTTVSTLEYSALKSDAGAQFTCSTQHPLGEKLVSSPVNFTITYSTEHITLRVSPESPAEGDNVTLTCEADGNPAPTSFNFYIKGEVVKAENANKHTLTHVSRNTTGLYKCSLIDNPLMESSRNITVNYLDINLSPSGKIVKHAGKALNITLQIDSSEKPAVSWTKEGVKLHKEPKFANLTYSDSGVYECEVTLKTLRRKASFHLVVQGAPVIKYLKKMDAKGQQIVLICEAEGSPKPVVSWSINGTVLNETSHPNGKITHKITVTPSADMTVTCTVSNEFGMMTQDLNVSSVFEEVKMDKQDPSGKNDKTQMVVGVVVGLLIATLVIGLAYWLYVKKSKQGSWKTGEKENGNSEEEKKLEEKGEENSQKAEV, encoded by the exons TTGCAGGTCTTGACAGAGTTACCGGCCTGTATGGACAAACGCTGGAGATTCCCTGCAATAATGGAGCCGTTAAAACGGAAGACATCCTGTTAGTTAAATGGAAATAT GACAAAGGGCAGGGCCAGTCTGGAGACCTGATGGTTCTCAACAAAGGCCATGATGCAGTCGTCTCTTCTACAGATGACTACAAGAATCGAATTAGCATGGCTAAAAACTTCAGCCTGCTGCTTTCAGGAGCCAAACTGAGCGACCAGAAAACATTCACCTGCATGGTGGCTGTCTCAGACATCACTGAATACCCTGTAGCCGTGGTCATCCACA AGTCGCCTGCAGGCGTGGGGATATCTGACATAGCAGAAGCGCTGGAGATTGGCAAACTAAAGAag CTGGGAGACTGTGTTGCACGAGATGCTAATCCAGCTGCTAACATCACATGGTTGAGGAACAATGAACCTCTGGCTGATGGGAAAG GGATTTCCATCAAAAGCTCTGTGTTGGTGGACCCCGATACTGGCCTGTCCACCACGGTGTCCACGCTGGAGTATTCTGCACTAAAGTCTGACGCGGGCGCTCAGTTCACCTGCAGCACTCAGCATCCTCTGGGCGAAAAGCTTGTGTCTTCTCCTGTCAATTTCACCATCACCT ACTCCACAGAGCACATCACACTTAGGGTCAGCCCTGAGAGTCCTGCAGAAGGAGACAACGTGACTCTGACTTGTGAGGCAGACGGAAACCCAGCTCCCACCAGCTTCAACTTTTACATCAAG GGAGAAGTGGTGAAAGCGGAAAATGCAAACAAACACACCCTCACCCACGTCTCACGTAACACCACTGGTCTCTACAAATGCTCACTAATTGATAACCCCTTAATGGAATCATCCAGGAACATCACCGTCAACT ACCTAGACATCAATTTAAGCCCATCTGGGAAGATCGTCAAGCACGCTGGCAAGGCCTTGAATATAACTCTTCAGATTGATTCTTCAGAGAAACCAGCGGTCTCCTGGACAAAG GAAGGCGTTAAACTGCACAAAGAGCCCAAGTTTGCTAATCTGACGTACTCTGACTCTGGTGTTTATGAGTGTGAGGTGACGCTGAAGACCCTCAGGCGGAAAGCATCTTTTCACCTGGTTGTCCAAG GTGCTCCGGTTATCAAATACCTGAAGAAGATGGACGCAAAAGGCCAGCAGATAGTCTTAATTTGTGAAGCTGAAGGTTCCCCGAAGCCAGTTGTTTCCTGGAGCATCAATGGCACCgtg ctgaaCGAGACTTCCCACCCCAATGGCAAGATCACACACAAGATCACGGTCACGCCCTCTGCGGACATGACCGTCACCTGTACGGTGTCCAACGAGTTCGGCATGATGACCCAAGATTTAAACGTGTCTTCTG TATTTGAGGAGGTGAAAATGGATAAACAAG ACCCGTCAGGAAAAAATGACAAAACCCAGATGGTAGTTGGAGTTGTGGTCGGCCTCCTCATCGCGACGCTGGTTATAGGCCTGGCCTATTGGCTTTATGTGAAGAAATCCAA GCAAGGAAGCTGGAAGACCGGTGAGAAGGAGAATGGGAAttctgaggaggagaagaaattaGAGGAAAAGGGGGAGGAGAACAGCCAGAAGGCGGAGGTGTAA
- the dyrk1ab gene encoding dual-specificity tyrosine-(Y)-phosphorylation regulated kinase 1A, b isoform X2 — MAAPMPHTHQQYSDRHQPSTDQSVTVLPYSDQTPQLTANQRHMPQCFRDPTSAPLRKLSIDLIKTYKHINEVYYAKKKRRHQQGQGEDSSHKKERKVFNDGYDDDNYDYIVKNGEKWMDRYEIDSLIGKGSFGQVVKAYDRVEQEWVAIKIIKNKKAFLNQAQIEVRLLELMNKHDTEMKYYIVHLKRHFMFRNHLCLVFEMLSYNLYDLLRNTNFRGVSLNLTRKFAQQLCTALLFLATPELSIIHCDLKPENILLCNPKRSAIKIVDFGSSCQLGQRIYQYIQSRFYRSPEVLLGMPYDLAIDMWSLGCILVEMHTGEPLFSGANEVDQMNKIVEVLGIPPNHIMDLAPKARKFFEKLSDGTWSVKKTKDGKRYKPPASRKLHSILGVETGGPGGRRAGESGHAVADYLKFKDLILRMLDYDPKSRIQPYYALQHSFFKKTADEGTNTSSSVSTSPALEQSQSSGTTSSTSSSSGGSSGTSTSGRARSDPTHHHLHSGGHFGTTMPAIDGDSLCPQARQPYPPPLVWGGGVGPESVTGETHPVQETTFHVPPQHPKALHPHSHTHHHHGQMMATRPRPRHYTSPTHSSSTQDSMEVVHGHLSMTSLSSSASSSSTSSSSTGNHGNQAYQLRHLPAGALDFGQNGGLSMGLGAFSNPRQETGMAAHPAFSMGTNTGPAHYLAEGHLGMRQGMDREESPMTGVCVQQSSMASS; from the exons ATGGCTGCTCCAATGCCCCATACGCACCAGCAGTACAGTGACCGCCACCAGCCAAGCACTGACCAATCTGTTACAGTCTTACCGTACAGCGACCAGACACCACAGCTCACTGCCAATCAG AGGCACATGCCCCAGTGCTTTCGTGACCCAACTTCAGCTCCCCTGAGGAAGCTCTCCATCGACCTTATCAAAACATACAAACACATCaatgag GTGTATTATGCAAAAAAGAAGCGACGGCACCAACAGGGTCAGGGTGAAGACTCCAGTCATAAAAAGGAGAGGAAAGTGTTCAATGATGGCTATGACGATGATAACTATGACTACATCGTCAAGAATGGGGAGAAATGGATGGACCGCTATGAAATTGATTCCTTGATAGGAAAAGGATCGTTTGGACAG GTTGTGAAAGCGTATGACCGAGTCGAGCAGGAATGGGTTGCCATTAAGATCATCAAGAACAAGAAAGCTTTCCTCAATCAAGCCCAGATAGAAGTGCGCCTCTTGGAGTTGATGAACAAACATGATACCGAGATGAAATACTACATTG TTCATTTAAAGCGACACTTCATGTTTCGGAACCACCTCTGCCTCGTGTTCGAGATGCTGTCGTATAACTTATACGACCTGCTCCGAAATACCAACTTCCGCGGAGTCTCGCTCAATCTCACCCGGAAGTTTGCCCAGCAGCTATGCACGGCGCTACTCTTCCTGGCCACGCCTGAGCTCAGCATCATCCACTGTGACCTGAAGCCCGAGAACATCCTCCTCTGTAACCCAAAGAGGAGTGCCATCAAAATAGTGGACTTTGGCAGTTCATGCCAACTGGGACAAAGG ATATACCAGTATATCCAGAGTCGCTTCTACCGTTCCCCAGAAGTGCTGCTGGGAATGCCCTATGACCTGGCCATCGATATGTGGTCCTTGGGTTGCATCTTGGTGGAGATGCACACTGGAGAGCCTCTCTTTAGTGGAGCCAATGAG GTGGATCAGATGAACAAAATAGTTGAGGTTCTTGGGATCCCGCCTAATCACATAATGGACCTAGCCCCCAAAGCCAGGAAGTTCTTCGAGAAGCTTTCTGATGGTACATGGAGTGTTAAGAAGACCAAAGATGGCAAAAGG TATAAGCCTCCAGCTTCGCGGAAACTCCACTCTATCCTGGGTGTGGAGACAGGGGGTCCCGGTGGCCGACGGGCGGGGGAGTCCGGCCATGCTGTTGCTGACTACTTGAAGTTCAAGGACCTGATCCTTCGGATGTTGGACTATGACCCTAAGAGTCGCATCCAGCCCTACTATGCCCTGCAGCACAGCTTCTTCAAGAAGACTGCTGATGAGGGGACCAATACAAGCAGTAGTGTGTCTACAAGCCCCGCATTAGAGCAGTCACAGTCTTCTGGAACCACCTCCAGCACCTCCTCTAGTTCAG GAGGATCATCTGGGACCAGCACCAGTGGCAGAGCGAGATCAGACCCGACCCATCACCACTTGCACAGTGGAGGACACTTTGGCACGACGATGCCTGCAATCGATGGTGACAGCCTCTGTCCACAG GCGAGGCAGCCTTACCCGCCCCCGCTGGTGTGGGGAGGTGGCGTTGGACCTGAGTCAGTCACTGGAGAAAcccacccagttcaggagaccacCTTCCATGTTCCCCCCCAGCACCCTAAGGCCCTGCATCCCCACTCACACACTCATCACCACCATGGGCAAATGATGGCTACTCGTCCACGTCCACGCCACTACACCTCCCCGACACACAGCTCTTCAACACAGGACTCCATGGAGGTGGTTCATGGCCATCTGTCCATGACCTCCCTGTCTTCCTCTGCCTCCTCTTCCTCTACATCATCCTCTTCCACTGGTAACCATGGCAACCAGGCCTACCAGCTCCGCCATTTACCCGCTGGAGCCCTTGACTTTGGTCAGAATGGTGGGCTGAGCATGGGGCTAGGTGCCTTCTCGAACCCACGGCAGGAGACTGGCATGGCAGCGCACCCTGCATTCTCCATGGGCACGAACACAGGGCCTGCCCATTACCTAGCGGAAGGTCACCTGGGCATGAGGCAGGGCATGGACCGGGAGGAGTCTCCAATGACTGGAGTATGTGTGCAGCAGAGTTCTATGGCCAGCTCGTGA